The region CACTTTATTTGAATTTCTTTGCGAAAATAGACCCATTTCTCTCCACTGATGTCTGCTTCCGGTCCGATCAGTCTGCCAGCAAACAGCGGCGCGTAAAACGCAAACGGCGAGCGGATCGAGCGCCAGGGATCAGCGTTTAATTCGCCTTTGACGGCTGCATGCCCCCAACCCGAGTCATCAAACCGGGGCTGGTTCCAGCCTTCGGTTTCTTTCAGTGAATAGTTCCAGGTTTCATCGGTGACGGCGACGCCTGCGCGATGGCCTAGGTGCAACATCCAACCGGGATGCGCCGCGTCCATGCGGCAACGCGCTGCGATGACCGCTTTGCCCCGGGCCTTATCAATCTCGATGGAATGAATGTTCACCCAGCCATTGCCGCCGCCGACTTTTTCGCCGTTCCAATACAGTTCAAATTCGTTACAGCCAGTGATGTAGGCCCAGCCGCTGCGGCCCTCATCCAGCGTCTTGATTTCGCGCTCAGAAACCTGGCGAATCCAGAAGGCGTCGCGCTCATTGGCGGGGTCGTTCGCCTGGCTCTTGCGCAGCGCGGTTTGAAATTGCTCAAGCGCTTCGTCGCGTTTCCCCTGTTCTTGCAGCAGCAATCCGCGCCGCATGGAGAGATAGCCAAATTCATCCGCGATGGGGTGTTCTTCTCCAAATTGACTGACGGCGTTCAGCGCTTCTTCGAGGCGGTTTTGTTGGCGGTGAAGCGCGACCTGTTTATGTAAAAACTGCAACTGCGCATAGCTTTTGCCTTCTTTCGGCAGGCGCTCCATCACCAGCGGCAGCGGCTCGAATTTGGGGCTGGGCAGCGTCTGATACCAGAAAGCCGTGCTGGTGAAATCATCCTCGCGGTCGTTGGCGTGGCCGTGTTCAATCGTGGCTTTCAGCGACGACTCAAACGCAATCGGGTCGTTGATATGCCATCGGTAGGCTGTCCCCCGGTCGCCCGATTTCATGCCCTCCCAAACGGTGACGCCGTAAAATGGATAAGCGAATTCGCGAAAGCCCCAAGCGTCGCTGAAGTAGTCTTCCGTCCCGGTCCCGCTCAAGCGCGGCTGTTCTGCGCCGTCGATGAAGAACATGTCGTCGCCTTCGCCGAACCAGCCGTCCTGGTTGGTCTGAACATTCAACACGCTGCCGACGTACTTGCCCTTGCCCCGGGTTTCGAGCAGCACATAGTTCGACTTGCCGTCGAGGTTGACGCCCTTGAGGTCGGCCTCCGCATTGGGGACCGCCTGCTGGTAGCGGGCGTGGAAGTACAGCGTATCGTCAGGCAGCGAGCCATAGGTTTGGTAGTCGATGTAGTAATAAAACGCGCGCACCGGATCGAAGCCCTCGTGCAGGATCGTCACCCGGGCGGATTTTTGAAACGGCATGTACCAGTAACAATTGCGGGCGCGTCCATCAGCGGAAACCGCCACCGGAAGGCTTTGAAACGGGCGTTCCAGTCCATGCCCCACGCCGAAGAAATCGCCCAGCGGCGCTTCGACCGACGGCGTTTCCTGTCCGTCCCAATAGATGCGCAGCACCACCATGCGCGGGTAATATTTTTCGGCGGAAATGGTGTTCCAGATATGGGTAATCGCCCCCGGCCCTTCGATCTCGGCGATGGTGACTTCCTGCCCGGGGGGGATCGAGATGCGGTCGTCGTTGCCGCCGCTGGGGTCGTAGCTGGAGATGCGATGGGTTTGGAAATCCGGCGATTGAGACAAAGCGCGCATCGCGTCCGGCGCTTGCGCGTGGGCGGTCATGGTGAACAGTGTGAAGAGTAAAAAGGGGATGAATCGAAACATGGCGTTCCTCCGGTTGAATAGAACGCCATGCTACCACGCAAGTGAAATTTGAAATAGATTGTTGTCGGGGGAGAGACGAATAAGGTTGAGGGCTTACCGATGAGTCGAAAATGAACCCACTCTACGATTGTCTGTTTGTAAAATAAAAAAGGCGCTGAAATCAGCGCCTCTACAAGATTTTCGATAATACGAAATGCTTATTCGTCTTTGAATTGCAGGCTGATGAAACCGTAGGATTCAACGTCGTTTGATTCTTTGTCAGCGTTATAAAACGCGATGAAATGTTCGATGCCGGTCTGTTCGCCCATCAGGTCAATCATCGGCAATGTCTTGGCGCCGACCAGATGGCGTTGTTTCTCGGTGATGTCGTCTTTCTTTTCGGTGTCGATTTCCAACCACGCGCCTTCTTGTTCGATGGGGTCAGATTCTTCAGGAAACAAATCGTCAAAGAAGGGAAGCGATGAGATGTAACAGGTGTAACTATCTTGATCGATTTTCAAGTCGCGCTCAAACGAACCGACTTCTTCATATTCTTTGATATCGTTGGGTTCTTTTAAAACCGATTTGCCGTCGTCATCAACATCAACCGCGCCGCTGGCGGCGAAGGCTTTGTACGCGCCGTCTTTTTTAACCGCAACAAAGAAATAAATGCGAACCAGTTTGTTGGATTCAGCAAGTTGTTCTTCTTTACGAATGCGGTCAATATCGAGAGAGTCGGCGTCAATAAACGCACCTTGTGCGTAGACCGATGTGACGGCGAGTGATAAGGCTATAGGTAAAAACGCGAACAGGGCGCGGTTTTGCATCTCTTTTCTCCTTATATTCGTCGCAACACCCCCAACGCATTGCTACGACGATAACTCCATATTCCCAAGAGACGCCCGATACTCTCGAGTTAGCCGTTTTGGCTTGCTCTCTTATAAAACTATAAAATAAATTTGCAATAGGCCTAAATTATATTACGTTTTTTCAGAATCGCAAGTTCTTTTTCACAAAAAAGCCCATTGACTACGAATCTGCTTTTACAACTTACTACACTACTAAGTCGATCATACTCTAAAAATGTTCGGCGGAAAACTGTTTTTTTTGACTTTTTTTTTGAAATACGTCAAAAAATCAAGCGAGTTAATTGGCTTTTAACATTCAATTTACTCTGTTTTTGTTAAGATCGATTTGAATATAAAACGAACCAGAAACCGAAAAGCCACGCAGATAATTTTCGGTTCATCTGGTAATTGAGTACCTATATTGATGGATGCAATGATTTTGATTACGAAAACGTATCCCGGCGTATCAATAATTGACAAACCAATTCAGGCATGGACGTAACTCTGGGAGCGCCTGTGCATAAGGGCCTGAAAGCCCGCACTGAAGCCAATGTCATTGACTTAAGACTCGGAGCCCAGGCTTTTCGCCCCTCTTTTTAAGGGGGGTGGCGCTGAAAGCGCCGGGGGTATCCCAAAACAGCACAAACAAAGCGATACATTCAAGCAATATCTCAAGGGCTGCCGTCGCTTCGCGACGCCTTGCCCTTGCCACCCCTTAAGTCAATGACATTGGCACTGAAGCGAGCAGAGTTGCACCCATGCCAAACGCAGCGAAATCTCAATTCAATTTATAAAAAAATACCCAGTTTTCGGAAGAACCTTATTTTCGCTGGTGGAAATGAATCGCTGGGTAGACAGGGCGGCGCCCGGCGCCATAATCCTACCATCTATGATTCATATTCTTCCTCCTGAAATTGCCAATCGCATCGCCGCTGGCGAAGTGGTCGAACGCCCCGCGTCGGTGGTGCGCGAATTAATCGACAACGCCATTGATGCGGGCGCCCGGCGCATTGACGTCGAAGTGCGCGACGGCGGCTTGGGGCTGATCCGCGTAACCGACGATGGCGTGGGCATGGCGCCGGAAGACGCGACCCTGTGCGTAAAACGCCACGCCACCAGCAAAATTCAAACGGGAGACGACCTCGACTCGATCACAACCAAGGGCTTTCGCGGCGAAGCATTGGCGGCGATTGCGTCTGTCTCGAAGTTTGAGGTCAAAACCCGTCAGCAAGGCGCTGAATGGGCCACCCGCTTATTGGTCGAAGCCAGCATCGAACGCGAGCCGGAACAAACCGGGGCGCCAGTCGGCACCACCATTTCAGTTAGCGATTTATTTTATAACACGCCCGCGCGCCGCAAATTTTTGAAGAAACCCGCCACCGAGTTAGGGCATGTGCTGGCGGCGATCAATACCCACGCGCTGGCGCATGAGTCGATCCATTTCACGTTCACCAACAATCAAAACCGTTCGCTTGATCTGCCCGCCGTGGCCAACCGCCCCGAACGCATCAAGCAGATTTTCGGCGGTACGATTCTGAGCGAAATGATCCCGGTGGATTTTGAATCGCCGATCCTTTCGATCAGCGGGTTCGTCTCGCGTCCCACCCTGACCCGCAACGGCGCTCAGCATCTGTTCTTCTTCGTCAACGACCGCTACATCAAAGACCGCCTGCTGCATCGCGCCGTGATGAACGGCTATCGCAACCTGCTGCCTACCGGGCGCTACCCGGTGGTGTTTTTACATCTGCAACTCGACCCCGGCGAGATCGACGTCAACGTGCATCCCACTAAACAGGAAATCAAATTCTCGCGTGAGGACGCGGTCTTCTCAGCGGTGTATGGTTCGATCCGCCAATCGTGGGACAAGCGCGACGAAGCCAAGCAGGAAGTGCAACACATCTTTGAGGAACTCGACGACGACGCGCCTACAAGGCCGAAGAAGATCGAGATGCCGCCGAGAGAGTCTTGGTCGCCGCCTGCTTCGACGCAGGCCGCGCCGGCTAGCCCGCCTCAACAGACAACGCCGCCGCCTCGCGTAGAACCGCAAGCGCCGCAGCCAATACAGGCACAAGAGAATGACGCCTCGTCCTCGTCTGAGACAACCGACAACGCGGCGCCGGGTTCGACTGCGCCCGGGCCGACGCCTGAATCGCAAGCCCCCGCCGCGCCAGACCCGATCATGGAACTGAACCGGCGCCCGGTCGGCGACGCATCGCCGCCGTCATCTCGCGACGCCGCGTTTCATGATTTAGGCAAAGCAGAAAAGCGCCTCGACGATGTGTTCGAAGCGGTGTCGTTAGAAGGCGTGGAGCCGCTGCAAGTCATCGGACAACTGCTCAATAGTTATATTCTCGCCGAGTCGAAAGAGGGCTTTTATCTCATCGACCAACACGCTGCGCACGAGCGTTTGATGTTTGAAAAATTTCTGGTGCAGTCGCAAAACGCCAGCATCGCCAAGCAGGCGCTGCTGTTTCCATTGACGATTGACCTCTCCACGCCGGAAGTCGTGTGGATCGAAGACCAGACCGACATGCTCGATCATTTGGGCTTTGAGATTGAACCCTTTGGCCCGCAGACGATTATTTTGCGCACCCTGCCGTCGCACATTAACGCCGAACAGGCGGAAGCGTTTTTGAAAGACCTGCTGGGCGAGATGCAGCGCGAGGGCAGCACTGCTGAACGGCAGGACCGCGCATTGCACACCATGGCGTGCCGCGCGGCGGTGAAGTTCGGCGACCGCCTCACCCCTGACGACATGACGGGAATCATTCGCGGTTTGGAGTCGATCCCGCGCCGCAACGTCTGCCCGCACGGGCGCCCTTCCATTCTCTACGTCGGCGACGGCGACCTGCGAAAATTATTTAAACGCACCGGGTTTGATTGAGGCGGGAGTCCCTTCCGATACCGGTCGCTATATTCACAAGCGCATGTTGAAGCCGTCGGGTTCATAATTCGGATCGGCCTGTGTGGGGACGGGCGCGTTAACCGAGTCGCGCCAGGCGCGCAGATCGTCTAACAACTCGCGGGTTTTGTCTGGCTCGTGTTTCGCTAAGTCGGTGGTTTCGCTGAGGTCGTTTTTCAGGTCATACAACTCAAGCCGGTTCGGGGTTCCCTCGGGTTCAAAAAATTCCAACAACTTCCAGTCGCCTTTGCGGATCACGCTCACAGGCGTGGTGCGCCAGGGGCCGTCGTTACAACTATATTGTTCAAGATAGGCGGGGAAATGCCAAAAGAGCGACCCGCGCTTGAGCGTCCCCGTTTGGGCTAGCAGCGGCGTGATGCTCTGCCCGTCGAGGATTTTACCCTCCGGCGCCGACAGCCCCGCCAGTTCGAGAAACGTCGGATAAAAATCAATTGAAATAATGGGCGTATCACACACGCTGCCCGGTTGCGTCTTGCCCGGCCAGCGCACCATCGCCGGTACGCGAATTCCGCCTTCGTATAGCATCCCTTTCGCGCCGTGCAACGGCTGGTTGGATGTGATGCAGCCGTGCCCGCCGTTGTCGGATGTGAACACCACCACCGTGTCGCCAGACAGGCCGAGTTGGTCGAGCGTCTCGAGAACGCGGCCCACGCTGTCGTCTACGCTTTCGATCATGGCGGCGTAGTCGGCGTTCTCTTGTCCGTGGCGTGGTGGTTTGCGTTCATATTTTTGGGCGATTTCCGGCTTCGCCTGAATCGGCGTATGGACGGCGTAATGAGATAGATACAAGAAAAACGGACGGTCTTTGTTGGTTTCAATAAACGCAACCGCGTCATCAGTCAGGCGGTTGGTGAGATATTCGCCTTCAGGGCCGTCGGACAGGTTCTTGTTTTTATAGGGTGGAAAATAGCCGCCGTTGGGCGAGCCGGAATGGGTCCCGCCGATGTTTTGGTCAAACCCTTGCCCGGTTGGCAGGGTTTCGGGCGTCGCGCCCAGGTGCCATTTGCCGATGCTGACGCTGGCATAACCCGCAGGCTTGAGCGCTTCCATGAAGGTCAGGTTGTCAGTCGCGAGGGTTTGGTTGTTGGTGACAGGGACCAGTTTGCGTTTGTTGTCAGGTTTTCTCGCAGAACTGCCGACGGTGTAGACGCCGTGGCGCGGGGTATATTGCCCTGACAATAGACAGGCGCGGGTGGGGGCGCAATTGGGCGCGTTTGCATAAGCGTTGGTGAATGTCATGCCTTGGCGCGACAAGCGGTCGATGTTGGGGGTCGAATAAAATTCGCTGCCCATGCAGCCCAGGTCTCGCCATCCCATATCATCAATGAAAAAGAAAACGATATTCGGCGGACGCTTAGACGTAGACGAAGAGCGCGCGGCACGATGCGAACATCCCGCCAAAGTTGCGCCCGCCGTCGCTGCTGTACATTGAGAAAGAAAATCACGCCGTTTCATCGAACTAACGCCTCTCTATTATTGTCAGTTTCTAGGATTTTCGTTTGATAATCACCGGTTGCTTCGGTCGCGATCGCTTTCTCGCAATGACGCGGATGCGGTAAAGGGTGATGATCCGTTAAAGTTCCGCCCCCAAAGATTGGGGGCGGTTAGGCGAGGGTTGACTAGCGGCGTAGCTGGCAGCAATTCAAAAAATCAACCAACCCCCCTCTAACTCAATGTCACTGACTTAAGACTTTTAGCCCCCTTTTTTAAGGGGGGACGGCGCTGAAAGCGCCAGGGGGGATTCGGGCGCAACACGTTGCGCCCCTACAGGGCTGATATGCTTATGTTTTGTTGCATCAAGGGCTGCCTGCTTCGCGGCCTTGCCCTTGCCACCCCTTAAATCAATGACATTGCCCTCTAACTCTCCCCGAACTTCGAGGGTGATTTATTCAGGCTTCCATGTTGGCTTTCCAACTTTCGGCGCCGAAGAAATCCATGTTGAAATCAATAATTTTGGCGCCCTCCGCCTGGATGGCTTTACGCACCTGGTGTTCGCGTTCCGGGCGGCAATAGAACAGGATGCAGCCGCCGCCGCCCGCGCCGCAGGCCTTGCCGCCGAGTGCGCCGTTCTCTTGCGCGGCCTCAAAAATTTTCTCCATGGCGCCGTTGGTTACTGACGGGTGCAGGCGCTTCTGGCATGACCCGTTGCGCAACAGCAGCCCGGCGAATTCGTCCATCTGTTCCGACAACAGCGCGTCTTTCATTTCCAGCGCGATTTCTTTCATCTCTTCGATGGCGCCGACGGTGTTGGGGTCGCCGCTTT is a window of Candidatus Hinthialibacter antarcticus DNA encoding:
- a CDS encoding DUF2961 domain-containing protein; amino-acid sequence: MFRFIPFLLFTLFTMTAHAQAPDAMRALSQSPDFQTHRISSYDPSGGNDDRISIPPGQEVTIAEIEGPGAITHIWNTISAEKYYPRMVVLRIYWDGQETPSVEAPLGDFFGVGHGLERPFQSLPVAVSADGRARNCYWYMPFQKSARVTILHEGFDPVRAFYYYIDYQTYGSLPDDTLYFHARYQQAVPNAEADLKGVNLDGKSNYVLLETRGKGKYVGSVLNVQTNQDGWFGEGDDMFFIDGAEQPRLSGTGTEDYFSDAWGFREFAYPFYGVTVWEGMKSGDRGTAYRWHINDPIAFESSLKATIEHGHANDREDDFTSTAFWYQTLPSPKFEPLPLVMERLPKEGKSYAQLQFLHKQVALHRQQNRLEEALNAVSQFGEEHPIADEFGYLSMRRGLLLQEQGKRDEALEQFQTALRKSQANDPANERDAFWIRQVSEREIKTLDEGRSGWAYITGCNEFELYWNGEKVGGGNGWVNIHSIEIDKARGKAVIAARCRMDAAHPGWMLHLGHRAGVAVTDETWNYSLKETEGWNQPRFDDSGWGHAAVKGELNADPWRSIRSPFAFYAPLFAGRLIGPEADISGEKWVYFRKEIQIK
- the mutL gene encoding DNA mismatch repair endonuclease MutL translates to MNRWVDRAAPGAIILPSMIHILPPEIANRIAAGEVVERPASVVRELIDNAIDAGARRIDVEVRDGGLGLIRVTDDGVGMAPEDATLCVKRHATSKIQTGDDLDSITTKGFRGEALAAIASVSKFEVKTRQQGAEWATRLLVEASIEREPEQTGAPVGTTISVSDLFYNTPARRKFLKKPATELGHVLAAINTHALAHESIHFTFTNNQNRSLDLPAVANRPERIKQIFGGTILSEMIPVDFESPILSISGFVSRPTLTRNGAQHLFFFVNDRYIKDRLLHRAVMNGYRNLLPTGRYPVVFLHLQLDPGEIDVNVHPTKQEIKFSREDAVFSAVYGSIRQSWDKRDEAKQEVQHIFEELDDDAPTRPKKIEMPPRESWSPPASTQAAPASPPQQTTPPPRVEPQAPQPIQAQENDASSSSETTDNAAPGSTAPGPTPESQAPAAPDPIMELNRRPVGDASPPSSRDAAFHDLGKAEKRLDDVFEAVSLEGVEPLQVIGQLLNSYILAESKEGFYLIDQHAAHERLMFEKFLVQSQNASIAKQALLFPLTIDLSTPEVVWIEDQTDMLDHLGFEIEPFGPQTIILRTLPSHINAEQAEAFLKDLLGEMQREGSTAERQDRALHTMACRAAVKFGDRLTPDDMTGIIRGLESIPRRNVCPHGRPSILYVGDGDLRKLFKRTGFD
- a CDS encoding sulfatase, which encodes MKRRDFLSQCTAATAGATLAGCSHRAARSSSTSKRPPNIVFFFIDDMGWRDLGCMGSEFYSTPNIDRLSRQGMTFTNAYANAPNCAPTRACLLSGQYTPRHGVYTVGSSARKPDNKRKLVPVTNNQTLATDNLTFMEALKPAGYASVSIGKWHLGATPETLPTGQGFDQNIGGTHSGSPNGGYFPPYKNKNLSDGPEGEYLTNRLTDDAVAFIETNKDRPFFLYLSHYAVHTPIQAKPEIAQKYERKPPRHGQENADYAAMIESVDDSVGRVLETLDQLGLSGDTVVVFTSDNGGHGCITSNQPLHGAKGMLYEGGIRVPAMVRWPGKTQPGSVCDTPIISIDFYPTFLELAGLSAPEGKILDGQSITPLLAQTGTLKRGSLFWHFPAYLEQYSCNDGPWRTTPVSVIRKGDWKLLEFFEPEGTPNRLELYDLKNDLSETTDLAKHEPDKTRELLDDLRAWRDSVNAPVPTQADPNYEPDGFNMRL